GGCGAACAGCTCCGGGTCGCCCAGGGCCTTCTTCCGCTTGGCCTCGAACAGCGCCGCCAGCCAGGCGCGCAGGCGCTCGGGCGCCGGGGCGGGCGACGTCGCGATCTCGGCCAGGCCCGCGTGCGCGCGGTCGAGCCAGCGCTGGGTCACGGCCTCGCGCAGCGCGGCCTTGGTCGGGAAGTGCCGGTAGACGCTGCCGTGGCTCACGCCCAGCGCGCGGGCCACGTCCACCACCGTCGCCTTGGCCGGGCCGTAGCGGCGCAGCACGTCCTCCGTGGTGCTGAGGATCGTCTCTGCGGTCAGTGCCTCGGCCACGGTGGTGCTCCTCGCGGTCATCGGGTGGTCCCCCGATTGTGCGTGATCACCTCTCGCTGTCGAGGTGGGCCATCTGCGCGGTGGCGTAGCGGTCGCCGGCGGCCTCGGGGACGGTCTCGTCGATCCTGGCCAGGTCCTCGGCGGTCAGGGTGACGTCCAGGGCGCCCAGGGCCTCGGTCAGGCGGTCGCGGCGGCGGGCGCCGACCAGGGGGACGACGTCCTCGCCCCGCGCCAGGACCCACGCGATGGCGAGCTGGGCCACGGAGACGCCCTTGTCGGCGGCGATCACCCGCAGCGTCTCGACCAGGTCGAGGTTGCGCTCCAGGTTCTCGCCCTGGAAGCGCGGGGAGGTCGCCCGGAAGTCGTCGGCCTGCCGCCCCGGCGTCCAGTGGCCCGAGATCAGGCCCCGGGACAGCACGCCGTAGGCGGTGATGCCGATGCCCAGTTCGCGCGCGGTCGGCAGGATCTCCGCCTCGATGCCGCGCGTGACCAGGGCGTACTCGATCTGGAGATCCACGATCGGGTGAACGGCGTGGGCGCGGCGCAGGGTGTCCGCGCCGACCTCGGACAGGCCGATGTACCGGACGTGGCCCTTCTCGACCTGCTCGGCGATGGCGCCGACGGTCTCCTCGATCGGCACCGCCGGGTCCAGGCGGGCCGGGCGGTAGACGTCGACGTGGTCGGTGCCCAGCCGGCGCAGGGTGTAGGCCAGGGAGTTGCGCACCGTCTCGGGGCGGCCGTCGTTGCCGTGCCAGCCGCCGTCCGGGTCGCGCAGGGCGCCGAACTTCACGCTGAGCAGCACGTCGTCGCGCTTGCGGTCGCGCAGGGCCTCGCGGATCAGCAGTTCGTTGTGGCCCATGCCGTAGAAGTCGCCGGTGTCGAGCAGGGTCACGCCGGCGTCGATCGCCGCGTGGATGGTGGCGACGCCCTCGGCCTCGTCGGCCGGGCCGTACAGGTCGGACATGCCCATGCAGCCCAGGCCGAGGGCGGAGACGGCGGGACCGGACGCGCCCAGGCGCCGTTGGTTGATAGCGGTCATGAGACCACTATCAACCATCAGCTGACAGATTTCAATATTTGTTACCCCAAGAGGTGACTCCGGTCACCGCACCACCACCGACAGCGCCGGCGCGAGGTCGCCCCGCGGCACCACCGCGACCTCGTCCAGCCCCAGCCACCCCGCCATCTCCCGCAGCTCCGCGGCCAGCTCGACCGCCACCCGGCCGTGGTCCACCCCGGGCTCCGCGTGCGCCGCCTGCACCCGCAGCACCCCGGCCGCCCGGTCCGCCTTCAGGTCCACCCGGCCCACCAGCCGCCCGTCCAGCAGGAACGGGAACACGTAGTACCCGTGCACCCGCTTGGCCGCCGGCACGTAGATCTCGATCCGGTAGAAGAAGTCGAAGATCCGCTCGGTCCGGGCCCGCTCCCAGATCAGCGGGTCGAACGGGCACAGCAGCGCCCGCCCCTCCACCCGCCGCGGGACGCGCGCCGCCGCGTGCTTGTACGCGGGCGCCTTCCACCCGCGCACCACCACCGGCTCCAGCACGCCCTCCTCCACCAGCTCCAGCACGGCCTGCCGGCTGCGCTCGGGCGCGAGCCGGTAGTAGTCGCGCAGGTCCGGTTCGGTCGCCACGCCCAGCGCCGTCGCCGCGCGGGCCACCAGCTCCCGCGCGCCCTCCTCGGCCGTCACCCGCCGGGCCAGCACCTCGGGCGGCAGCACGCGCTCGGTCAGGTCGTACAACCGCTCGAAGCCGCGCCGCGCCCCGGTGGTCAGCACGCCCTCGCCGAACAGGAACTCGCAGATCTTCTTGACCTCCGACCAGTTCCAGCCCCAGTGGTCCTTGCGCCGCGGCCCGCCGCCCTCCAGCGCCTTCTCGATCGCGCCCGCCCCGACCGGCCCCAGCTCCTTGACCACGGCCACGATGTCCTCGACCAGCCGCGGCGAGCGCGCGGCCAGCTCGGTGTGCCCCTTCCACCACCCCTGGCGCTTGGCGCCGGAGCGCAGCAGCGGCCAGTCCTCCACCGGCACCAGGCTCGCCTCGTGCGCCCAGGTCTCCACCAGCAGCCGCGGCCGGCGGGCGCTGTGCGACCACGCCGCCTCGTCCACCAGCTCCGGCGCGTACGGGCCGAGCCTGCTGAACAGCGGCGCGTAGTGCGCGCGGACCGCCACGTTCACCGAGTCCAGCTGCAACAGCCGCACGCGCGAGAGCACCTTCTGGAGGTGCCGCCTGGTCGGCTCGCCGACCGGTCGCGGGTCCGCGAAACCCTGCGCGCCCAGCGCGATCCGGCGGGCGACGTCTGCGCTCATCGTCTGCACGGGGCGAATGCTCCCACCCGGGTACGACAAAGATCACCCCACCGGCGCGGGCCGGCGCTCCGCCCGGACCACCAGCACGACCGCGAGCACCACCAGCAGCCCGCCCACCGCCTGGAGCGCGCCGAACCGCTCGTCCGCCAGCCACACCCCGAGCACCACGGCGATCACCGGGTTCACGTACGCGTAGGTCGCCACGGTCGACACCGGCAACTGCCCCAGCACGTACACGTACGAGCTGAACGCCAGCAGCGACCCGATCACCACCAGGTACCCCCACGCCACCCACGACGACGCGGTGACGGACCCGGGCGACACGCGCTCCCCGGCCAGCAGGCCCGCCACCGCCAGCACCGCCCCGCCGGCCAGCATCTCCACCGCCGACAGCGCGAACGGGTTCGCGGGCGCGGGCAGCCGGCCGCTCAGGAACGTGCCCAGGGCCCACCCGAACGCCGCCAGCAGCACCACCCACGGCCCCCACCACGACGACCCGCCCACGTCGTCCAGCAGCAGCACGGCCAACCCCACCAGCCCGACCAGCACACCGAGGTGGGTCACCGCGGGCGGCCGCTCGCCGGCGAAGCGCCGCATCAGCACCACGTACAGCGGCACGGACGCCACCAGCAGCGCGGCCAGGCCCGAGGCCACGGACGCCTCGGCCAGCACCACCAGGCCGTTGCCCCACGCGGGCAGCAGCACACCCAGCAGCACGCCGGTGCCGAGCTGCCGCGCCGTCATCCGCATCCCGCCGCGCCAGGCCACCACCAGCGCCAGCACGGCGCCCGCCAGGAAGAACCTCAGCCCGGCCGACAGCAGCGGCGGCATCGACTCGATGGTGAACTTGATGGCCACGTAGGTGGAACCCCACACCACGTACACGACGCCCAGCGCTGCCCAACGCACGACGGTGACGCTGTCATGCGAGACCACCCGGAATCACGCGGATTTCGGCCACTAGGGTTCCGGGCATGGCCGACGCCGCAGTGCGCACCGCGACCCCCGACGACGTCCCGGAGATCGCCCGCATCCACCGCGACACCTGGCGGACCGCGTACCGCGACCTGCTGCCCGAGGAGGTCCTGGCGGACCTCGACCCCGCGGCCGGGTGGGCCGAGGCCGTGGCGGCGGGCCAGGTGCTGGTGGCCACCGAGGGCCGCTGGCTGGTCGGGTACTGCTCGGTCGGCGCGGCGCCCGCGGACGAGGTGGCGCTCGCGAACGGCTCGCTGCCCGCCGACGCGGCCACGACGGCGCTGGTCAGCGTGCTCGTCGAGCCCCGCTGGGGTCGGCGCGGGCACGGCGGGCGGCTGCTGGCCGAGGCGTCCGGGCGGCTGCGCGACGCGGGGGCCACCCGGGCGATCGCCTGGGTGCCGGAGGCCGACAAGAGCTCCACCGCGTTCTACCGGAAGGCGGAGTGGGAGCCGGACGGCACCGTGCGGACCCTGGACGCCGGTGGGCGACCACTGCGGGAAATCAGGGTTTCCGGGGGGTTGACCCCACCTTCTCCGGGCTGATCCGTTGGTAGCCTCGGCCGGGTGCTTGGGTGGCTGTGCCTGACCTTCGGCGTCGCGTTCGGCTCGTCGCTGGTCCCGTTGATCAGCATCGAGTTATTCGTCATCGGCCTGGTGACGCAGCAGCCGCACCTGTCGTGGTGGTGGGTCGGGCTCGCCGTCGCCGTGGGCCAGATGCTGGGGAAGCTGTTCTACTTCCTGGCCGCGCGCGGCTCGCTGCACCTGCCCGCGTTCCTGCGGCGCGCGGAGAAGCCGAAGAAGTCCTCGCCGTGGCGGCTGAGGTGGCGGGCGCGGATGGAGCGGGTGCGCGACCGCTGCCACCGGCACCCGCACTGGATGCTCGGCACGCACGCGGTCAGCTCGGTGGTCGGGCTGCCGCCGTTCATGTTCACCACCGTGCTGGCGGGGCTGGCGGGCATGTCGTCGTGGCTGTTCATGTCCACCGGCGTGGTCGGCCGGTTCGCCCGGTTCAGCGTGCTCGCTGCGTCACCCGCCGCGGTCGCGGGGTGGTGGGTGCACTGACCTCGCGCCGGTGGCGCACCAGGCGCTGCTCGGGCGGGGTCAGCCCGTAGTGGTCGTGGAACTCGGCCTGCTCGTCCTCGGACAGCTCCGGCCCGCCGACGCGCGGCGCGTCCTCGACCTCGCGCCGGTCGACGGGCACCACGAGCCCGCGGTCGCGGACCTGGGCGCCCCGGATGGGCACGAGGGTGGTGCCGCGCGGGCCGCGGACCGAGGCCCACAGGGGACGACCGCCGGCCAGCCACAGCTCCGCCACGGTGCCGATCGGCAGGCCGTGCCGGTCCAGCACGTCGCGGTCGTAGAGGTGGTCCACCGCTGATCGATCCATGCCCTCGCGTCTACCCGACGCGCGGGTGATCTCACGCCGAACCACACGTTCGTGTGACGTGGCTGGTCCGTTCAGGCAGCGGTCGCGGCCGCGCCCAGCGCGGTGAGGACGACGAGCAGGGCCACGAGCAGCCGGAGGTTCAGACAAGTCTTGACCACGGCCTCCACGATACGAAGACTCGCCGCAAGATCAAAGGCGAAAGCCCTTTGATGCCGAATGAATCGTGTCTCACCCGACTGGCTCACACCTGATTCGTCGGCTCCTGGAAGAGCGTGATGGCCTTGCGCATGGTCTCCCGGGCCCGTCCCCGGTCACCCGCCAGGTCGTACGCCTGGGCCAGCGCGAACCACGCCCGCCAGTCGCCCGGCCGGTCCTCCACCTCGGCCCGCCGGCGCTCGAACCACTCGTCCGCGGCCTCCCGGTCCACCCGGCCGGACGGGCGGCGCGGCAGCCCGGAGGTGTCGGGCAGGGCGCCCTCCTCCGCGAGCCGCCGCGCCATCCGCTCCGTGGTGAAGCCGAAGCGCAGGTTCGTCCACGCGATCCAGGCGCCGATCACCGGCAGCAGCAGCACGCCCGCGCCGAGCCCGATCCCGACCGGGTCGCCGGTGCCCAGCAGCACCACCGCCCGGCCGCCGAGCAGCACGAAGTACACCACCAGCGCGGCGGTGACCAGGAACGCGGCGGAACGGGTCCTCATCGGGAGCGGCTCACAGGTCCATGTACTTGTCGAGCCCCACGGACAGCCCCGGGTGCTTCGCGATCGACCGCACGGCCAGCAGCACGCCCGGCATGAACGACTTGCGGTCCAGCGAGTCGTGCCGCAGCGTCAGCGTCTCGCCCTCCGTGCCGAACACGACCTCCTGGTGCGCGATCAGCCCGGCCACGCGCAGCGAGTGCACCCGCACGTCGCCCACCAGCGTGCCGCGCGCGCCGGGCGCCTCCTGCGTCGTCGCGTCCGGCATCGGGCCGAGCCCCGCCGCCTCCCGCGCCTGCGAGATCAGCCGGGCGGTGTGCGCGGCCGTGCCCGACGGCGCGTCGACCTTGCGCGGGTGGTGCAGCTCGACCACCTCGACCGAGTCGTAGTACCGCGCGGCCAGCTCGGCGAACCGCATGGACAGCACCGCGCCGATGGCGAAGTTCGGCGCCACCAGCACGCCCAGCTCCGGCTTCGGCTCCAGCCACTCGGCGATCGTGCCCAGCCTGCGGGCGTCGAACCCGGAGGTGCCCACCACCGCGTGGATGTCGTTGTCCACGCAGAACCGGATGTTGTCCATCACCACGTCGGGGTTGGTGAAGTCGACCACGACCTCGGCGCCCGCGTCGGCCAGGTTGAACAGCCAGTCACCCGCGTCGACCATCGCCACGACTTCCAGGTCCGGCGCGGCCTCGACCGCCCGGACCACCTCCGCGCCCATCCGGCCGCGCGCGCCGATGACGCCCACGCGGAGGGGTTCGGCCGAGGACCCGCTCGCGGGGTCGAGCGAAGGCTGAGTAGTCAAGAGATCACCTCGTGCACCTGGGACGGCAGATCGTCGGCGTGAGCGTAAGGGCCGACCACGGCGGCGGCGACGGGGCGTCGCAGCAGGTCCCGCGCCAGCGCCGCGACCTCGTCGGCGGAGACCGCGTCGATGCGCGCCAGGGTCTGCGCCACCGACAGGTGGTCGCCGTAGTTCAGCTCGCCCTTGCCGATGCGCGACATGCGCGAGCTGGTGTCCTCCAGGCCCAGCACGAGCCCGCCGCGCAACTGCCCCTTGCCCCGGGCCACCTCGGCGTCGGACAGGCCGTCGCGGGCCACCGTGGACAGCACGTCCCGCACCACGCCCGCCACGTCGCCCAGCCGGTCGGGCTGGCAGCCCGCGTAGACCGACAGCGTGCCGGCGTCCGCGTACAGGCCCACCGACGAGTACACCTGGTAGGCCAGGCCGCGCCGCTCCCGCACCTCCTGGAACAGCCGGGAGCTCATCCCGCCGCCCAGCGCGGCGTTGAGCACGTTCAGCGCGAACCGGCGCTCGTCGTGCCGGTCCAGCGCCCGCACGCCCAGCATCAGGTGCGCCTGCTCGGTGTCGTCGGGGTGCAGCACGAGCTTGCGCGCCGACGGGATGCGGGCCCGGCCCACGCGCGGCGCGACGGGCGTGCCCACCCGGTCCAGCCGGTCGCCGAGCCGCTTGCGCACCAGGCGCAGCACCTGCGCGTGGTCCACGTTGCCCGCCACCGCGAGCACCATCCGCGGCAGCGTGTAGCGCCGCTTGTAGAAGTTGAACAGCGCGTCGCGCCGCATGTCCCCGATGGACTGCTCGGTGCCCAGCACCGGGCGGCCCAGCGCGTGCTCGCCCATCAGGGCGTCGAGGAACGCGTCGTGCAGCAGGTCCTCGGGGTCGTCGTCGCGCATGGCGATCTCTTCGAGCACCACGCCGCGCTCGGTCTCGAAGTCGCGCGGCTCGCACAGCGCCTCGAACACCACGTCGCACACCAGGTCCACGGCCAGCGGCAGGTCCTCGTCCAGGACGTGCGCGTAGTAGCAGGTGTGCTCCTTGGCGGTGAACGCGTTCAGCTCGCCGCCGACCGCGTCGATCTCCTCCGCGATCGCCGCCGCCGTGCGGTTGGCCGTGCCCTTGAACAGCAGGTGCTCCAGGTAGTGCGCGGCACCGGCGACGTCCGGCCGCTCGTCGCGCGAGCCGACCTGCACCCACAGGCCCACCGAGGCCGACCGCACGCCCGGCACCCGCTCGGTGATCACGCGCAGCCCCGACGGCAGCAGCGTGCGGCGCACGGCCACGCCGTCGTCGCCGCGCTCCAGGTTCACCGTGGTGCCGGGCTTCTGGAGATGGCCGGGTGCCCGGCGCGGAAGCGGACGGCCGCGGGTGCCCTGGGCACCCGCGGCCGTCCCGTTGACGCTCGTGGTCACTCGGCCGAAGCCTCCGCCGGAGCGGCGTCCTGGGCCGGGTTGTCGGCCTGGGCCTCGTCCGCCTTGGGCGCGTCGGCGTCCTCGTTGACCAGCACGAGGCTGATCTTGCCGCGCTGGTCGATGTCCGCGATCTCCACGCGGAGCTTGTCGCCGACCTTGACGACGTCCTCGACCTTGCCGATGCGCTTGCCGTTGCCCAGCTTGGAGATGTGGATCAGGCCGTCCTTGCCCGGCAGCAGGGACACGAACGCGCCGAACGCCGCGGTCTTGACCACGGTGCCCAGGAAGCGCTCGCCCACCTTCGGCAGCTGCGGGTTGGCGATGGCGTTGATCATGCCGATCGCGGCCTCGGCGGACGGGCCGTCGGCCGCGCCCACGTAGATCGTGCCGTCGTCCTCGATGGAGATGTCGGCGCCGGTCTGCTCGGTGATCGAGTTGATCATCTTGCCCTTGGGGCCGATGACCTCGCCGATCTTGTCGGTCGGGATCTTCACCGAGGTCACGCGCGGCGCGAACGGGCTCATCTCGTCCGGGCGGTCGATGGCCTCGGCCATGACCTCCAGGATGGTCAGGCGCGCGTCGCGGGCCTGGTTCAGGGCGCCCGCCAGCACGTCGGACG
This portion of the Saccharothrix syringae genome encodes:
- a CDS encoding TetR/AcrR family transcriptional regulator; protein product: MTARSTTVAEALTAETILSTTEDVLRRYGPAKATVVDVARALGVSHGSVYRHFPTKAALREAVTQRWLDRAHAGLAEIATSPAPAPERLRAWLAALFEAKRKKALGDPELFATFTVLVGESSAVVAAHIAEMVDDLTGIVRDGVAAGEFAAADPAVAARAVFAATARFHDPAHAGEWSEPGVDAAFEAVVSLLVAGLRSGA
- a CDS encoding aldo/keto reductase, which produces MTAINQRRLGASGPAVSALGLGCMGMSDLYGPADEAEGVATIHAAIDAGVTLLDTGDFYGMGHNELLIREALRDRKRDDVLLSVKFGALRDPDGGWHGNDGRPETVRNSLAYTLRRLGTDHVDVYRPARLDPAVPIEETVGAIAEQVEKGHVRYIGLSEVGADTLRRAHAVHPIVDLQIEYALVTRGIEAEILPTARELGIGITAYGVLSRGLISGHWTPGRQADDFRATSPRFQGENLERNLDLVETLRVIAADKGVSVAQLAIAWVLARGEDVVPLVGARRRDRLTEALGALDVTLTAEDLARIDETVPEAAGDRYATAQMAHLDSER
- a CDS encoding winged helix-turn-helix domain-containing protein, whose protein sequence is MSADVARRIALGAQGFADPRPVGEPTRRHLQKVLSRVRLLQLDSVNVAVRAHYAPLFSRLGPYAPELVDEAAWSHSARRPRLLVETWAHEASLVPVEDWPLLRSGAKRQGWWKGHTELAARSPRLVEDIVAVVKELGPVGAGAIEKALEGGGPRRKDHWGWNWSEVKKICEFLFGEGVLTTGARRGFERLYDLTERVLPPEVLARRVTAEEGARELVARAATALGVATEPDLRDYYRLAPERSRQAVLELVEEGVLEPVVVRGWKAPAYKHAAARVPRRVEGRALLCPFDPLIWERARTERIFDFFYRIEIYVPAAKRVHGYYVFPFLLDGRLVGRVDLKADRAAGVLRVQAAHAEPGVDHGRVAVELAAELREMAGWLGLDEVAVVPRGDLAPALSVVVR
- a CDS encoding EamA family transporter, whose product is MRWAALGVVYVVWGSTYVAIKFTIESMPPLLSAGLRFFLAGAVLALVVAWRGGMRMTARQLGTGVLLGVLLPAWGNGLVVLAEASVASGLAALLVASVPLYVVLMRRFAGERPPAVTHLGVLVGLVGLAVLLLDDVGGSSWWGPWVVLLAAFGWALGTFLSGRLPAPANPFALSAVEMLAGGAVLAVAGLLAGERVSPGSVTASSWVAWGYLVVIGSLLAFSSYVYVLGQLPVSTVATYAYVNPVIAVVLGVWLADERFGALQAVGGLLVVLAVVLVVRAERRPAPVG
- a CDS encoding GNAT family N-acetyltransferase, with protein sequence MADAAVRTATPDDVPEIARIHRDTWRTAYRDLLPEEVLADLDPAAGWAEAVAAGQVLVATEGRWLVGYCSVGAAPADEVALANGSLPADAATTALVSVLVEPRWGRRGHGGRLLAEASGRLRDAGATRAIAWVPEADKSSTAFYRKAEWEPDGTVRTLDAGGRPLREIRVSGGLTPPSPG
- a CDS encoding YqaA family protein — encoded protein: MLGWLCLTFGVAFGSSLVPLISIELFVIGLVTQQPHLSWWWVGLAVAVGQMLGKLFYFLAARGSLHLPAFLRRAEKPKKSSPWRLRWRARMERVRDRCHRHPHWMLGTHAVSSVVGLPPFMFTTVLAGLAGMSSWLFMSTGVVGRFARFSVLAASPAAVAGWWVH
- a CDS encoding tetratricopeptide repeat protein, producing MRTRSAAFLVTAALVVYFVLLGGRAVVLLGTGDPVGIGLGAGVLLLPVIGAWIAWTNLRFGFTTERMARRLAEEGALPDTSGLPRRPSGRVDREAADEWFERRRAEVEDRPGDWRAWFALAQAYDLAGDRGRARETMRKAITLFQEPTNQV
- the dapB gene encoding 4-hydroxy-tetrahydrodipicolinate reductase → MTTQPSLDPASGSSAEPLRVGVIGARGRMGAEVVRAVEAAPDLEVVAMVDAGDWLFNLADAGAEVVVDFTNPDVVMDNIRFCVDNDIHAVVGTSGFDARRLGTIAEWLEPKPELGVLVAPNFAIGAVLSMRFAELAARYYDSVEVVELHHPRKVDAPSGTAAHTARLISQAREAAGLGPMPDATTQEAPGARGTLVGDVRVHSLRVAGLIAHQEVVFGTEGETLTLRHDSLDRKSFMPGVLLAVRSIAKHPGLSVGLDKYMDL
- a CDS encoding M16 family metallopeptidase, producing MTTSVNGTAAGAQGTRGRPLPRRAPGHLQKPGTTVNLERGDDGVAVRRTLLPSGLRVITERVPGVRSASVGLWVQVGSRDERPDVAGAAHYLEHLLFKGTANRTAAAIAEEIDAVGGELNAFTAKEHTCYYAHVLDEDLPLAVDLVCDVVFEALCEPRDFETERGVVLEEIAMRDDDPEDLLHDAFLDALMGEHALGRPVLGTEQSIGDMRRDALFNFYKRRYTLPRMVLAVAGNVDHAQVLRLVRKRLGDRLDRVGTPVAPRVGRARIPSARKLVLHPDDTEQAHLMLGVRALDRHDERRFALNVLNAALGGGMSSRLFQEVRERRGLAYQVYSSVGLYADAGTLSVYAGCQPDRLGDVAGVVRDVLSTVARDGLSDAEVARGKGQLRGGLVLGLEDTSSRMSRIGKGELNYGDHLSVAQTLARIDAVSADEVAALARDLLRRPVAAAVVGPYAHADDLPSQVHEVIS